The Pseudorhodobacter turbinis genome contains a region encoding:
- a CDS encoding 3-hydroxyacyl-CoA dehydrogenase NAD-binding domain-containing protein yields the protein MTDFTYAVDADAVATITWDTVGKSMNVMTQEAFMTLNDMVDTALADANVKGIIITSAKKDFAGGMDLNAIAKMKEDGGDNPAKAVFEGVMGMHTILRKIERAGMDPKTLKGGKPIVAALPGTALGIGLELPLACHRIIAADNPKAKIGLPEIMVGIFPGAGGTTRLVRKMGAMMAAPFLLEGKLSTPKAAKAASIVDEVVAPEDLLTRAKEWVLGAKDADLVKPWDAKGYKMPGGAPYHPAGFMTFVGASAMVHGKTMGVYPAAKALLSAVYEGALVPFDTALKIEARWFTNVLMNPSSSAMIRSLFINKEALEKGANRPAEPDQRVQKVGIIGAGMMGAGIAYVSANAGIEVVLIDAAQEAADRGKSYSEGILDKGISRKKVTEAKKAEVLARITATTDYAALAGCDLIVEAVFEDMKVKAEVTKKVEAVVGADCIFATNTSTLPITDLAHASARPEQFIGIHFFSPVDKMLLVEIIRGKATGDRAVAKALDFVRQIRKTPIVVNDARFFYANRCIIPYINEGIRMVAEGVEPVLVENAAKLVGMPLGPLQLVDETSIDLGVKIAKATKLAMGDAYPDGAVDTVLFAMANEGRLGKKAGAGFYAYDEKGKRAGLWDGLATAYPVADAQPELTEVQHRLLMAQVLEAVRALEDGVLMDIREGDVGAILGWGFAPWSGGPLSWLDMIGAARAVAICDDLTARFGDRFKAPALLRDMAAKGESFYTRFAPKKHAA from the coding sequence ATGACCGATTTCACCTATGCCGTTGATGCGGATGCTGTGGCCACCATCACATGGGACACTGTTGGAAAATCCATGAATGTCATGACGCAAGAGGCGTTTATGACATTGAATGATATGGTCGATACCGCCCTTGCCGATGCGAATGTGAAGGGCATCATCATCACCAGCGCGAAAAAGGATTTCGCCGGCGGGATGGACCTGAACGCCATCGCCAAGATGAAGGAAGACGGTGGCGACAACCCTGCCAAGGCGGTGTTTGAGGGCGTGATGGGCATGCATACCATCCTGCGCAAGATTGAACGCGCGGGCATGGACCCCAAGACCCTCAAGGGTGGCAAGCCGATTGTGGCCGCCCTGCCCGGCACGGCGCTTGGCATCGGGCTGGAGCTGCCGCTGGCCTGTCACCGCATCATTGCCGCCGATAACCCCAAGGCCAAGATCGGCCTGCCCGAGATCATGGTCGGCATTTTCCCCGGCGCGGGCGGCACCACGCGGCTTGTGCGCAAGATGGGCGCGATGATGGCCGCACCGTTCTTGCTTGAGGGGAAGCTCTCGACCCCCAAAGCGGCCAAGGCGGCTAGCATCGTCGATGAGGTCGTCGCCCCAGAGGATCTTTTGACCCGCGCCAAGGAATGGGTACTGGGGGCCAAGGATGCCGATCTGGTGAAACCATGGGATGCCAAGGGCTATAAGATGCCCGGCGGCGCGCCCTATCACCCGGCGGGGTTCATGACCTTTGTCGGGGCCTCGGCGATGGTGCATGGTAAAACCATGGGGGTCTACCCCGCCGCCAAGGCGCTGCTCTCGGCGGTTTATGAGGGCGCACTGGTGCCCTTTGACACCGCGCTAAAGATCGAGGCGCGCTGGTTCACCAATGTGCTAATGAACCCCTCGTCCTCCGCGATGATCCGCAGCCTGTTCATCAACAAAGAGGCGCTGGAAAAAGGCGCAAACCGCCCGGCCGAACCGGATCAGAGGGTGCAAAAAGTCGGCATTATCGGTGCGGGCATGATGGGGGCGGGGATCGCCTATGTCTCGGCCAATGCGGGGATCGAGGTGGTGCTGATCGACGCCGCCCAAGAGGCCGCCGATCGCGGAAAATCCTATTCCGAGGGCATCCTCGACAAGGGGATCTCGCGCAAAAAGGTGACCGAGGCGAAAAAGGCCGAGGTTCTGGCCCGCATCACCGCCACCACCGATTATGCCGCCCTTGCCGGGTGTGATCTGATCGTAGAGGCGGTGTTTGAGGACATGAAGGTCAAGGCCGAGGTCACCAAAAAGGTCGAGGCGGTCGTGGGCGCGGATTGCATCTTTGCCACCAATACCTCCACCCTGCCGATCACCGATCTGGCCCATGCCAGCGCGCGGCCGGAGCAATTCATCGGCATCCACTTCTTTTCGCCCGTCGACAAGATGCTGCTGGTGGAGATCATTCGCGGCAAGGCCACCGGCGACCGCGCGGTTGCCAAGGCGCTGGATTTCGTACGCCAAATCCGCAAGACCCCGATTGTCGTCAATGACGCGCGCTTCTTTTATGCCAACCGCTGCATCATCCCCTATATCAACGAGGGCATCCGCATGGTTGCCGAAGGGGTCGAACCGGTTTTGGTTGAAAACGCCGCGAAACTGGTCGGCATGCCTTTGGGGCCGCTGCAACTGGTGGATGAAACCTCGATTGATCTGGGTGTAAAAATCGCCAAGGCGACCAAACTTGCCATGGGCGATGCCTATCCTGATGGTGCGGTGGATACGGTGCTGTTTGCCATGGCCAATGAGGGGCGCTTGGGCAAAAAGGCGGGTGCGGGCTTTTACGCCTATGACGAAAAGGGCAAGCGGGCCGGCCTTTGGGATGGCTTGGCCACCGCCTATCCCGTGGCCGATGCACAGCCAGAGCTAACCGAGGTCCAGCACCGTTTGCTGATGGCACAAGTGCTTGAGGCCGTGCGCGCGTTGGAAGACGGCGTGCTGATGGATATCCGCGAGGGCGATGTCGGTGCTATTCTGGGCTGGGGGTTTGCACCGTGGTCCGGTGGGCCGCTGTCTTGGCTCGACATGATCGGCGCGGCCCGCGCGGTGGCGATTTGCGATGATCTGACCGCACGCTTTGGCGATCGCTTCAAGGCGCCTGCCTTGCTGCGTGATATGGCGGCGAAGGGGGAGAGTTTCTATACCCGTTTCGCGCCAAAGAAACACGCGGCCTGA